In Helianthus annuus cultivar XRQ/B chromosome 9, HanXRQr2.0-SUNRISE, whole genome shotgun sequence, the following are encoded in one genomic region:
- the LOC110906787 gene encoding uncharacterized protein LOC110906787 isoform X2, translating to MQQLLPIALRNVLPKHVRYPVMKLCRYYKQLCSKVLNPNDLVQMEKEIGKILCDLERIFPPSFFDVMVHLSVHLASDAKLGGTVHYRWMYPIERYLSTLKSYVKNRSKPEGSIAQGYLAEECLSFCSLYLSSDVETIHNKTSRNYDDGGFEDILPIFSMSGRPIGATVVEILDLDILAKAHSYVLFNCSEVDEFRTEHLMNVRHENRKLREREIQRLHSKTFESWFQDHVEELHTRGDHRITEDLRNLASGPAEFVKKYKGFIINGFRFHTKDLEQNRKTQNSGVMLEAMTNSFSSAKDNNPIVGDVTYYGVLNDIIELEYAVDRKVVLFHCDWISNGSRKKQDENGFTLLNFEDMYHN from the exons ATGCAGCAGTTGCTTCCCATTGCTTTGCGAAATGTGTTACCTAAGCACGTGCGTTATCCTGTGATGAAGCTATGTCGTTACTACAAACAGTTATGCTCAAAAGTTCTTAATCCAAATGATTTGGTTCAAATGGAAAAAGAGATTGGAAAAATCCTTTGTGATTTAGAAAGGATTTTTCCGCCATCATTCTTTGATGTCATGGTTCATCTTTCGGTTCATCTTGCTTCAGATGCCAAATTAGGAGGGACAGTTCATTACCGTTGGATGTATCCAATCGAGAG GTATTTATCTACATTAAAATCTTACGTCAAAAATAGGAGTAAACCCGAGGGTTCCATTGCACAAGGATATTTAGCTGAAGAATGTTTGTCATTTTGTTCATTGTACTTATCAAGTGATGTCGAGACCATACATAATAAGACAAGTCGGAATTATGATGACGGTGGTTTCGAGGATATTTTACCTATCTTTTCTATGTCAGGTCGGCCGATTGGTGCTACAGTGGTAGAGATACTTGACCTTGACATTTTGGCTAAAGCACATTCATATGTGTTATTCAATTGTAGTGAAGTTGATGAATTTCGAAC AGAACATCTGATGAATGTTCGTCATGAAAATCGGAAATTACGTGAGCGTGAGATTCAGCGTTTACATAGCAAGACTTTTGAGTCGTGGTTTCAAGATCAT GTTGAGGAGCTGCATACCAGAGGGGATCATAGAATCACGGAAGATCTAAGAAACTTGGCAAGTGGCCCAGCTGAGTTTGTGAAAAAATATAAGGGATTTATCATAAATGGTTTCCGATTTCACACAAAAGATCTGGAACAGAATAGGAAAACACAAAATAGTGGAGTTATGCTTGAGGCCATGACAAATAGCTTCTCAAGTGCTAAAGATAACAATCCTATCGTGGGAGATGTAACATACTATGGGGTTTTGAATGATATCATTGAGTTGGAATATGCTGTTGACAGGAAAGTAGTTTTGTTCCATTGTGATTGGATCTCGAATGGTTCAAGGAAAAAGCAAGATGAGAATGGGTTTACTCTACTCAATTTTGAAG ATATGTATCACAACTAG
- the LOC110906787 gene encoding uncharacterized protein LOC110906787 isoform X1, translating to MQQLLPIALRNVLPKHVRYPVMKLCRYYKQLCSKVLNPNDLVQMEKEIGKILCDLERIFPPSFFDVMVHLSVHLASDAKLGGTVHYRWMYPIERYLSTLKSYVKNRSKPEGSIAQGYLAEECLSFCSLYLSSDVETIHNKTSRNYDDGGFEDILPIFSMSGRPIGATVVEILDLDILAKAHSYVLFNCSEVDEFRTEHLMNVRHENRKLREREIQRLHSKTFESWFQDHVEELHTRGDHRITEDLRNLASGPAEFVKKYKGFIINGFRFHTKDLEQNRKTQNSGVMLEAMTNSFSSAKDNNPIVGDVTYYGVLNDIIELEYAVDRKVVLFHCDWISNGSRKKQDENGFTLLNFEGLNPHNDPFILACQAQQVFYVADRVDKGWKVVIKTTPRDSYDMNEQTCLENVETHLQSDTSTGPQLDDNMNIELVRRGLNGTVVDKNTLVFYGDEDLFEAAS from the exons ATGCAGCAGTTGCTTCCCATTGCTTTGCGAAATGTGTTACCTAAGCACGTGCGTTATCCTGTGATGAAGCTATGTCGTTACTACAAACAGTTATGCTCAAAAGTTCTTAATCCAAATGATTTGGTTCAAATGGAAAAAGAGATTGGAAAAATCCTTTGTGATTTAGAAAGGATTTTTCCGCCATCATTCTTTGATGTCATGGTTCATCTTTCGGTTCATCTTGCTTCAGATGCCAAATTAGGAGGGACAGTTCATTACCGTTGGATGTATCCAATCGAGAG GTATTTATCTACATTAAAATCTTACGTCAAAAATAGGAGTAAACCCGAGGGTTCCATTGCACAAGGATATTTAGCTGAAGAATGTTTGTCATTTTGTTCATTGTACTTATCAAGTGATGTCGAGACCATACATAATAAGACAAGTCGGAATTATGATGACGGTGGTTTCGAGGATATTTTACCTATCTTTTCTATGTCAGGTCGGCCGATTGGTGCTACAGTGGTAGAGATACTTGACCTTGACATTTTGGCTAAAGCACATTCATATGTGTTATTCAATTGTAGTGAAGTTGATGAATTTCGAAC AGAACATCTGATGAATGTTCGTCATGAAAATCGGAAATTACGTGAGCGTGAGATTCAGCGTTTACATAGCAAGACTTTTGAGTCGTGGTTTCAAGATCAT GTTGAGGAGCTGCATACCAGAGGGGATCATAGAATCACGGAAGATCTAAGAAACTTGGCAAGTGGCCCAGCTGAGTTTGTGAAAAAATATAAGGGATTTATCATAAATGGTTTCCGATTTCACACAAAAGATCTGGAACAGAATAGGAAAACACAAAATAGTGGAGTTATGCTTGAGGCCATGACAAATAGCTTCTCAAGTGCTAAAGATAACAATCCTATCGTGGGAGATGTAACATACTATGGGGTTTTGAATGATATCATTGAGTTGGAATATGCTGTTGACAGGAAAGTAGTTTTGTTCCATTGTGATTGGATCTCGAATGGTTCAAGGAAAAAGCAAGATGAGAATGGGTTTACTCTACTCAATTTTGAAGGTTTGAACCCTCATAATGACCCTTTTATACTAGCTTGTCAAGCACAACAAGTATTTTATGTTGCAGATCGTGTTGACAAAGGATGGAAAGTTGTGATCAAGACAACACCTAGAGATTCTTATGACATGAATGAACAAACATGTCTTGAGAATGTGGAAACACATTTGCAAAGTGACACATCTACGGGTCCTCAACTTGATGATAATATGAATATTGAATTGGTTAGAAGGGGTTTAAATGGGACCGTTGTTGACAAAAATACCTTAGTTTTTTATGGAGATGAAGATCTATTTGAAGCTGCTTCATGA
- the LOC110908487 gene encoding uncharacterized protein LOC110908487 isoform X1, with protein sequence MLTFFVTIDINEEQDDVEFDDIEDIDMNEAYEKQDSFKDDGRKDMEDLEQVNDLENQNDELVEKECEDPENEEEHEGSQQENEAVRNVRKRVRGPTRMPKVWAQEKGDIIPILVNEHGQPINDKSSQLTHFMGTLSRSGKYFPIYKPWNKVKTAKKEALLALLKTKFDIPEAAKGWILQSFGRKVKNWRARVKELYHDPSLSLKEQISSRPKQVQKKQWKKLVKYWNKEKSKLVSEKNKANRSKKKMVQVTGKKSYARVREELKVIV encoded by the exons ATGCTTACCTTTTTTGTAACTATAGATATCAATGAAGAACAAGATGATGTtgaatttgatgatattgaagatatAGATATGAATGAAGCTTATGAAAAACAAGATAGTTTTAAAGATGATGGACGTAAAGACATGGAAGATTTAGAACAAGTGAATGATTTAGAAAATCAGAACGATGAACTGGTTGAAAAAGAATGTGAAGATCCAGAAAATGAAGAAGAGCATGAAGGTTCACAACAAGAAAATGAAGCAG TTCGGAATGTACGTAAAAGAGTGAGAGGACCAACGCGTATGCCAAAGGTTTGGGCCCAAGAAAAAGGGGATATAATTCCtattttagttaatgaacacGGACAACCTATTAATGACAAAAGTAGTCAACTGACCCATTTCATGGGAACCCTTTCAAGGAGTGGAAAGTATTTTCCGATTTATAAACCATGGAATAAAGTTAAGACCGCCAAAAAAGAAGCGTTGCTTGCACTCTTAAAG ACAAAATTTGATATTCCTGAAGCTGCTAAAGGCTGGATATTGCAATCATTTGGGCGGAAGGTGAAGAACTGGAGGGCAAGAGTTAAGGAACTATACCATGATCCGTCTTTGTCACTGAAGGAACAAATAAGTTCTAGGCCAAAACAAGTGCAAAAAAAACAATGGAAGAAACTTGTGAAGTATTGGAATAAAGAAAAGTCTAAG CTCGTAAGTGAAAAAAACAAGGCGAATcggtcaaagaagaagatggttcAAGTAACGGGTAAAAAAAGTTATGCTCGAGTCCGCGAAGAGCTAAAGGTGATTGTATGA
- the LOC110908487 gene encoding uncharacterized protein LOC110908487 isoform X2 has protein sequence MFRACFSKDGTTKNLEASNAIAQMQQLSSNLPEGSIDKPGPDDVFSKVMGNNRNGDAVMYGLGVRAADVWGVIPSRSACHRENIQLKSQCEELTSTVVQLRAQVSEMEGSRGGSSVQPLASQHFPNVTNGHQRLRVGDEVFLKSILNSTEIVARGRVQSLDPNDLVGGTEIGPEWCEVNVQVPIKKYENLVRPYGLFSTIQDCIGAPIAWPYPFISVVHED, from the exons ATGTTTCGTGCATGTTTCTCCAAAGATGGAACTACCAAAAATTTGGAAGCTTCAAATGCAATT GCACAGATGCAACAACTTAGTTCTAATCTTCCCGAGGGCTCGATCGATAAGCCTGGACCAGATGATGTTTTTTCTAAAGTAATGGGTAATAATCGAAATGGTGATGCGGTTATGTATGGTCTGGGTGTTCGTGCTGCTGATGTTTGGGGTGTAATACCAAGTCGTTCAGCATGTCATAGAGAAAACATCCAATTGAAGTCTCAATGTGAAGAACTTACTAGTACTGTGGTCCAGTTACGAGCCCAAGTATCAGAGATGGAAGGGTCGAGGGGTGGTTCCAGTGTTCAACCTCTTGCATCACAACATTTCCCCAATGTAACCAATGGACATCAACGTTTACGg gtcggAGATGAAGTTTTCCTCAAAAGCATTCTAAACTCTACCGAGATTGTAGCAAGAGGAAGGGTCCAGAGCTTGGACCCAAATGATCTAGTTGGTGGTACAGAGATTGGACCAGAATGGTGTGAGGTAAACGTTCAAGTACcaataaaaaaatatgaaaacttggtaagaccatatggtttattttctacaattcaagattgtattgGTGCACCCATCGCATGGCCCTATCCATTCATCTCG gtagtccatgaggattga